One Peterkaempfera bronchialis DNA window includes the following coding sequences:
- a CDS encoding TetR/AcrR family transcriptional regulator → MTGRGGGAEPPRSAFRREMRERVLAAARELAVEHGWQGVRLGELAARAEVSRPTVYKEFGDRAGIGKALIRRESDHFLAGIAEALDRRPDDMRAALAAAVDWTLAEAEANPLVRAMVRPTRGGRADDLLVFLTTQPDPVFSGARVLLGGWLARQLPEAPADAVREAVEVLVRLTVSHIVLPSGNGDRSADRLAAAVLHIAGASR, encoded by the coding sequence GTGACGGGGAGAGGAGGCGGTGCCGAGCCGCCGCGTTCGGCGTTCCGCCGGGAGATGCGGGAGCGGGTTCTGGCGGCCGCCCGGGAGCTGGCCGTGGAGCACGGCTGGCAGGGGGTGCGGCTGGGGGAGTTGGCGGCCCGCGCGGAGGTGTCGCGGCCCACCGTGTACAAGGAGTTCGGCGACCGCGCCGGGATCGGCAAGGCGCTGATCCGGCGGGAGAGCGACCACTTCCTGGCCGGGATCGCCGAGGCGCTGGACCGACGGCCGGACGACATGCGGGCGGCGCTGGCGGCAGCGGTGGACTGGACGCTGGCGGAGGCGGAGGCCAATCCGCTGGTCCGCGCCATGGTGCGGCCGACGCGGGGCGGGCGGGCGGACGATCTGCTGGTCTTCCTCACCACCCAGCCGGACCCGGTCTTCAGCGGCGCCCGGGTGCTGCTCGGCGGCTGGCTCGCCCGTCAGCTGCCGGAAGCGCCGGCGGACGCGGTGCGGGAGGCGGTGGAGGTGCTGGTGCGGCTCACGGTCAGCCATATCGTGCTGCCGTCCGGAAACGGAGATAGGAGCGCCGACCGGCTCGCGGCGGCGGTGCTGCACATCGCGGGCGCGAGCCGCTGA